The genomic DNA CGAGCCCTGAGGACCCGGGGTTCAGACGGCCGAGGGCGTCAGCTCTGCTCGAGAGCGCCCTGCAGGTCGAGGCTGATGGTGATCTCCTTGCCGACGAGGACTCCGCCGGTCTCCAACGCGGCGTTCCAGGTCAGACCGAAATCCTCGCGGTTGATCGTGGTCACCGCCGAGGCGCCGGCCTTGTAATTGCCGTAAGGGTCGGTGCCGAATCCACCGAAATCGAATTCGAAGCTCACCGGCTTCGTGACGCCGCGGATCGAGAGGTCGCCGTCGACGAAGAAGTCGCCGCCCTCGACGCGGGCGCCGGTGGAGACGAACTCCATGGTCGGGAAGTTCTCGGTGTCGAAGAAGTCCGCCGAGCGAAGGTGCGTGTCGCGACCGGAGTCCTTGGTGTCGATGGAGGTGACGTCGACGCTCGCCTCGACCTTCGCCTCGAGCGGGTTCTCGGGCGCCACCAGGGTCGCGTTCTTGATGCCGAAGGTGCCGCGCACCTTCGAGATCATCATGTGGCGGACGCTGAACGTGACCTCGCTGTGCGCGGGGTCGAGGACCCAGGTGCCTGGACGGTAGCCGGGGATGTCGATGCTGGTCATGGTTGCTCCTCTGGGGACGTGGACCGCTGCTGCGGCAGGGGCCGCTTCTGCGGCATCAGAGGAGACAACTCACATTCACATGAATGTATTCCGATGAATGTGAAATTGGCCCCGAATGCAGAAGACGCCCCGATCATCAGATCGGGGCGTCTTCTGGAAAAAGGGGTGATCAGCCGACAGCGACGAGGTCGATGATGAAGATCAGCGTCTTTCCGGAGAGGAAGTGACCTCCGCCGGCCGGACCGTATGCCAGCTGCGGCGGGATGACCAGTTCACGGCGTCCGCCGACCTTCATCCCGGGGATGCCGTCCTGCCAGCCCTGGATCAGACCGCGCAGCGGGAACTGGATGGTCTCGCCACGCCCCCAGGAGGAGTCGAACTCTTCGCCGGAGTCGAACTCGACACCCGCGTAGTGGACGGTCACGGTGTCGCCGGGCTTCGCCTCAGCGCCGTCGCCTTCGATGAGGTCCCGGACCACCAGTTCCGTGGGAGCGGGGCCGGTGGGAGCGTCGAACTCGGGCTTTGTGCGATCAGTCATGACTCCATCCAACCCGAGCGTCCCCGCCGGGTCAACGCAGATGATCCGCTGAGCGCGAACGCACGGGCCGGCTCAGCTCGGGCGCATCATCCGCGATCCGTGATGTCGCGCCCGAGCCGCTGGGACACCCACACCGGGATGAACGAGGCGAGGATCACGATCGTCGCGACCACGTTGACCGTGTTGGCCTCATTCGGACGCGCCATCTGGTTCATGATCCACAGCGGCAATGTGTCGACTCCCGGCGGAGCCGTGAAGATCGTCACGTACACCTCGTCGAAGCTGAGCGCGAAGGCGAGGATCGCCCCCGCGATCAGGGCGCTGCGGAACTGCGGGAAGGTGACCATCCGGAACGTCTGCCACGGTGTGGCGCCGAGGTCCTGGGATGCCTCCTCGATACTCGGATTCAGCCGACGCAGTCGAGCGAGGACGTTGTTGAACACCATCACGATGCAGAAGGTGCCGTGCGCGATGATCATCCCGTAGAAGCCGACCTGGATGCCGATGGGCTCGAGCATCCGGTTGTAGGTGTTGTTCAGCGCGACGCCTGTGACGATCCCTGGGAGGGCGATCGGCAGGACCACCAGCAGGTTCACCGCCCGCTGGCCGAAGAAGGAATATCGCTGCAGCGCGAAGGCGACGAGCGTGCCGAGGATCACCGCGATCACCGTCGCCCCGCTCGCGACCAGGACGGAATTGAGCAGAGCGATCCGCACCGGCTCGCTCGAGAACGCCTTCCCCCACCACTCCAAGGAGAAGCCGGTGACCGGCCAGCTGACGATCCGCGCCGCGTTGAATGAGTTGAGGACCACCAGTCCCAGCGGGATGTACATGAAGGCGAGGATGACCGCGACGAGGACCCCGAGGATCGCTTTGGAAGTGCGGGACAGTCTCAGCATGAGCCGCTCACATCCTTTCGAGAGCACCGGTGCGCTGAACGCTCACCAGGTAGATGACGACGAACGCGATCGGGACGAGCGAGTACGCCGCGGCGAGTGGCGGATTCAGGTTGATGTTCGAGGCGATGACACTGCCGATCATCTGGGTGTCGCCGCCGACGAATCGTGCGACGAGATAGTCGCCGAGGCTGAGCGAGAACGTGAACACGGAGCCGGCGATGATCGCGGGCTTGATCAGCGGAAGCACGACGGTCGTGATCGTGCGCCAGGAGCCTGCGCCGAGGTCGGCGGAGGCATCGAACAGGTTCGGCGGCAGCTGCCGGATCGCGGTGTACACCGGGACCGCCATGTACGGAAGCCACAGGTACGTCAGCGTGAGGACGACCGTCCCGAGCGTGAAGCCGGGCCCTTCGATACCGAACGGTGCGAGCATCCAGTTGAAGAACCCCTCCTTCGTGAACGTGATGCGCATCGCCAGCACCTTCACCAGATATCCCGCCCAGAGGGGCAGGGTGATCGCCACCGCCAGCAGGGCCCGCAGCCACGGCGCGGCCACTTTAGCCATGAAGATGCCGAGCGGCACCGCGATGAGGATCGACAGCACGGTCACGCCCAGGGCGATGCCGAGTGTTCGGACCGATGTCGAGAGGTAGGCCGGGTTGATGAAGAGCTGCTCGAAGTTGCGCAGCGTGAACCCGGGTTTCACTTTCGAGGTGAATGGATCCGTCACCCAGAAGGCGGTCACCAGCAGCATCACCAGCGAGAAGATGTAGATCCCGATGAGCCAGGTCATCGGGAGGGCCAGGAGGCCGGCGATGCGTGTGCGCCGCGTCATGTCGATCCCGTCGTCGTCGTTGCGGAAGCTTCCGTCCCTGGGCGGGACCGGAGTCCCGCCCAGGGCGCGTTGGATTCGTCGTCTCTCAGCCCTTGACCGAGAGCCAGGCATCCGTCCACTGCTGGAAGTTGGTGCAGGTGGCCTCGTCAGCGGGGCGACCGTCGATGCACTGCTCGATCGGGGTGGTCCAGAACCACACCTTCTCGAAGTACTCCTCGTTCGTGGCGTTGTAGTACTCGCAGTGCACCTTGGCCTCGTCGCTCGTCTCGCAGAATGCGGCGTTGGCCGGTGCCATGCCGAAGTTCATCGCAATGGCACCGTTCACCTCCGGAGTGGAGGCGTAGTCCATCCACGCATAGGCGCAGTTCGGGTTCTTGGCCTCGGTCGCCAGCATCCAGGCATCCGACCAGCCCGTCGAGCCCTCCTCGGGCAGCACGCTCTTGAACTTGTCGTCTTCGGTGAGCTTGCGCAGCACCTCCCACGACGTGCCGAGCACGGTGGTGCCACCGGCGAACGACGTGATCTGCGCGGCGGGGTCCGACCAGTATTCGGAGACGATCTCGTTCTGCTGCTTGAGCAGCTCGACGGCCGCGGCGAGCTGCTTCTCGTCGAGCGCATACGGGTTCTCGATGCCGAGATCAGGCTCGTGCGCCATCAGATAGACCGCGGCATCCGCGATGTAGATCGGAGCGTCGTACGCGATGACCTGACCGGCGTACGGGCTGTCCTTCTCCCAGGCGACATCCCAGCTCGTTGGCTCCTCAGTGACGACATCGCTGTTGTACTGGAGGATGTTGGCGCCGCGACCGATCGGGATGCCGTACGACTTGCCGTTGATCGTGTCGTAGATCTGCCCCTTCATCCCTTCGACGATGTCGTCGCCGAAGCTCGGGATCAGCTCGAGGTTGAGAGGCTGCACGTCGCCGCCTGCGATCAGGCGCAGGCTCGCGTCGCCCGATGCGGACACGAGGTCGTAATCGCCGGTGCGCATGAGCTGCACCATCTCGTCGCTGGTGCCGGCGACGCGGCGATTGACCGTGCATCCGGTTTCCTTCGTGAACTCGTCGCTCCAGGCCGGTTCGACGAAGCCGCTCCAGGCGACGATGTTGACGTCGCTCTCGTTCTCGCCGAGTTCGCCGAGCATGGGGATGTCGGGTACCTCGATCTGGAGTTCACCGTTGCCTTCGGTGGACGGCTTTTCACCCCCGCCAGAACAGGCGGAGAGCGTGAGGACGGCGACGGCCGCCATTGCGGTGGTGGCCAGGATCTTGTGACGCATGGATCGCTCCTTTGTGATCAGTGCTGCAGGGTTTTCAGTGGTGCCGGTTGCTTCAGGGAAGCCGGGCCGCATGCTCAGGGGTCCATGCGGCTCGAACGAGATCCCCGCGGCCGAAAGCCGCTCCGGACGTGGGGTGGTGGGCATTGGGCTGCTCGGCGATGATGTCGACTCCGGCGTCGGCCGTGACCAGATAGCGGGTGGCCGGGCCGGTGTAGACGACCTCGCGGACCGTGCCGGTCAGTGAGACGTCACCATCGCCGAGTGGTTCGTCGCGCGCCGTCAGACGCACGCGCTCCGGACGGATGCTCATCGTCCGACGGTCACCGGTGAGATCCTCGGCGAGTTCACCGCCGATGAGGTTGGAGAGACCGAGGAAGCGGGCGACGAACTCGGTCTGCGGGTATTCGTACACCTCGCGAGCCGTGCCGACCTGTTCGATCCGTCCGTTGTTGAACACGGCGACGCGGTCGCTCAGCGTGAGCGCCTCCTCCTGGTCATGGGTGACGAAGATGAAGGTGATGCCCACCTCCCGCTGGATCTGCTTCAGTTCGATCTGCATCTGCTCGCGGAGCTGCTTGTCGAGGGCTCCGAGCGGCTCGTCGAGCAGCAGCACCTGGGGACGCAGGATGAGCGCCCGCGCGAGGGCGATCCGCTGTCGCTGACCACCGGAGAGCTGGTGAGGCAGGCGATCGGCGACGTGGTCGAGCCGCACTTGCTCGAGGGATTCGTGCACGCGACCTGCGCGCTCTCGGCGTCCTTCGCCGCGAACGCGCAACCCGTAACCGACGTTCTCGGCGATCGTCAGATGCGGGAACAGCGCGTAGTCCTGGAACACGGTGTTCACCTGGCGGGCGTGCGGTGGCGTCCTGGTGACATCGACACCGGACAGGCGGATGCTGCCGCTCGTCGCTTCCTCGAAGCCGGCGATCATCCGCAGCACCGTGGTCTTCCCGGAGCCTGACGGGCCGAGCATCGAGAGGAACTCGCCGGAGGCGACATCGAGATCGAGGTCGCGGACGGCTGTGAACTCGCCGAAGGACTTGGTGACACCGCTCAGCGTCACACTTCCCGGCGCGGCACGGTCGTCGTCGACTGCCGCAGTGGCGGGGGCCGTAGCGATCATCTCGCTCTCCTCTGGTCATCATCGAACGTGAAGGTGGATTAAACATATAAACCCAGAGGTAATATTTCAAGAGGCAGTTTTCGCCGTTCACCGCGGAAGGTGGAGAATCGCAGAATGGAATCGATGGCGATGTCGCGTACGGCACAGGATTCCGAGGCGCGTCCCGCCACCACTCAGCATCCGCACCGGCTGCAGGGCGCCCTGTTCCAACCGATCGGAGACGAGGGCCGGGCCGAGCTCGTCGAACGACGCCTGGTCGACGCGATCACGCGCGGCCATCTGCGCGCGGGAGAACGGCTCCCCTCGGAAGCAGACCTCTCCAAGAGCCTGGGCGTCGCCCCGGTGACCGTGCGCGAGGCGCTGCTCGCGCTGCGCGGCCGCGGACTCGTCATCACCAAACGCGGACGCAACGGGGGCAGCTTCGTCGCCGAGCACGCCGACCCGCTCTCCTTCGCACGCGAAGCCCTGCGTACCTCATCCCGACTCGCTCTGCGCGACCTCGGCGCTCATTACGCCGCGATCACCGGCGCGTGCGTGCGCCTGGCAGCGCGGCGCGCTGACACCTCGGAGACCCAGCAGGTGCGGCGACGGATGGAGCGGCTCGCCGACCTCGACCCGGAACAGCAGCGCCGGCTGCTCGACGACGTGCAGATCGAACTCGTCGCGCTGAGTCAATCGGCGCGATTGACCCGTGAGCAGATGAAGCTGCAGGCCGAGCTCTCCCCCTACCTCCGACTCGTCGCGCACGAAGTCGAGGATCATCGCCGCCAGGCGGCCCACCTCCTCGCGGTGATCGATGCTGTGGAGAAGGCGGACGCGGAAGCGGCCGGCAGGCAGACGGAGCTCATGGTGACCGAAACGATCGACGCGCTCATCGAACTGCAGACGCGGATCAGCTGAACCACATGCCCACCATCGACGTGCACAGGAGGACGTGATGAGTACGAAAACCCCCACTGCGATCGACGCAGCGGCAACGATCGTGCGGGAGTACTTCTCCTCGCCGATCCGCGCACTGCTCGGTTGGGTCACACCACTGGCCGAACAGCTCGCTGCCGTCGAGCGCAGTGGCCCTCTCACCAGGGCGAAAGTCGACGCACTGGTGCGGCCGTATGCTCTGGAGACGCTGGACCTCCCCGGCGTGCCGGTGTACGGTGCCGGGTTCATCGCCGCGATCGACCTGCTCTCGGATGCGCGCAGTCATCTCGCCTGGTGGCAGGGTGCGGAGCGCAAGCAGCTGGTTCTCGCATCACAATCGGTGAACAAGGAGAACATCGACTACAGCGCCCTCGAGTGGTATCGGGTGCCGATGTCGACCGGCGACCCTCACGTCGCCGGTCCCTACGTCGACTATCTCTGCAGCGACGAGTACACGATCACCATCGCGGCGCCCGCCGAGGTGAACGGCACCCGCATCGGGGTGGCCGGCCTCGATCTGCTCGTCTCCGCCGTCGAGCGCGAACTCACACCGAGGTTCACCGCGCTCGGGCACGAAGTGACGCTGACGAACGGCGTCGGCCGGGTCGTCGTCTCCACAGACCCGAGATGCGCCACCGGAGATTCCATCCGCGGCAGCCGACTCGAGGGGCTGCCTCGTATCGCCTGCGAAGGCGTCGCGCTCGACGTCATCGTCGAAGAGATCTGAGGGGGAATTCCGGATCTCTCTTGACACCCCGATCACGCGGGTGCACCCTGTTTACAGATCAACTCAGCGCCCGGGCGTCATGCAGGCATCGCCGCAGCACCGGGCGCTGAGTCTTGCTACGACAAGCTCTCAGTACGCGAGCAGCGCCGCCCTCGTCGCACGGGTGCGGATGAGCAGCGCACGTTCGTCCTCTGCGGCGAGCGGGTCGCGTCCGCTGATCGCCCGCTGACGGACAGCGGCAAGCGCCGCTGAATCCTTGATGAACTCGCGCATCAACGGGCGGCGATCGCCGCGCAGAGAAGCCGCCCACTGCAATCCGGTCTTGCGTCCGGCAGGGGTCGCGAGCATGGTCACCTCTTCCGGGGTGAACCATCCGGCAGCCGCGTACTCCCCCAGCCGCATCCGCGTCAGCCGGGATTCCTCCCGTCGCAGCGCGATGATCCCGAGGATGAAGCCGATGAACAGCGGCACCTGCAGGGTGAAGTACAGGCCGAAGAAGTCGGCGAAGGTCGCCGAGCCGTTCCAGAAACCGTGCAGCAGGATGGCGCCGAGCATTCCGAGCAGGCCGGCGCCGAGCGCCGCGCCCACCGGAGCATGCCGCCGCGCGGCCAGACCGATCGCGAAGCCGGTGAGCGCGGTGAACATCGCGTGGGCGAACGGCGACAGCAGCGCGCGCATCACGAACGTCACCGTGAGCTGCTCGCCGCCGCCCTCGATCAGGCTGATCGCGAAGTACTGGATGTTCTCGGTGAACGCGAACCCTGCGCCGACCAGAGCCCCGTAGACGACGCCGTCGACCGGGCCGTCGAAGGCACGGCGCGCGGTCAAGTAGATGAGGAGGACGCCGAGGCCCTTCCAGAACTCCTCGACGATCGGAGCCTGGATGACGGCAGCCACGGCGTCGGATCGCTGGCCGAAGAGAAGGGTCAGTCCGAGATCGAAGAGCAGAGTGAGCCCGATGGCGGCGATCGCGCCCCAGGCGACGGCGAAGAACAGGATGCGCTTCGGCTCCGGCTCCCAGCGGTCGATCAACCGCACCCCGAGGAAGACGATCGTCAGCGGAATGAGCGCGAGCACCATCCCGATACCGGATGCCAGCGCACCAAGCGCCCAGACGAAATAGCCGATCAGGGCGATCAGCAGAAAGCCGAGTGCACCGAAGAGCCAGATCGAGACCGTGCGGCCTTTCCTCGCCGGGACCGGCAGGCTCGGCAGGGACGGCGCCGGAGACGGGGCGGCGGGCGCCGGAGGTGCATAGTGCGTCGGCTGCGCGAGTGCCGATCCGTACTCCGGCTGCGGAGACCTCGGCGGCAAGTACGGCGACTGCGCATACTGCTGCGCAGAGTACTGCGCTGCTGCCGGTTGCGCCGGCGGCGGTGTGTACGACGGCGGCTGCTGCGGCTGGGACGGTCCTCCGGAACTCATAGCCAAAGCATATGGGGAACAAGCATTGCGCCCGCGGTCTGGCGAAGTCCTCCAGGAAGTTCGTGCTCGTCACCGGTAGCGTAGAGGTATGCGGTTCGCTCATCTGCGCCGTGCCGATTCCTCTCACATTGCTCTTGCAGTGGTGGAAGACGCCGATGCCATCCTCGTCTCCGATCTGATCCCCGACGCACCTGCGACCCTGCAGGAGCTCATCGAGGGCGGTGCTGACGCGCTCGACGCGATCAGGAGCGCTCTGGGCTCGAGCACCGCTCCGCGGCATCCGCTCGGCGACTTCGGTTATGCATCTGCCGTGCTCGCTCCCCCGGCCGTGCTCGCCGTCGGGCTGAACTATGCCGCGCACTCCAGCGAACTCGGCCTGAAGACCGACAGCGCGCCGACGGTCTTCACCCTGTGGCCGAACTCGCTGACCGGTCACGAACAGACGACGTCCTGGCCGCGGTCCCTGAGCGAATCAGTCGACTACGAGGCCGAACTCGGCGTGCTCATCGGCACACCGGCCAAGGATGTGTCCGCGGACCGGGCGCTGTCGTACGTCTGGGGTTATACGGTCGTCAACGACATCACCGCCCGCGACATCCAGTTCTCCGAGGCGCAGTGGTCGCGATGCAAGTCGTTCGACGGCTTCACTCCGACCGGCCCGTTCGTGGTCACCGCAGACGAGGTCGCCGACCCGCAGGATCTGCATATCTGGACGATCGTCGACGGCCACACCGTGCAGGATGCCTCCACCGGTCAGATGGTCCGCTCGGTGGCGACGTTGATCGCACACTTGTCCCAGTCGCTCACACTGCTGCCTGGCACCTTGATCTCCACCGGCAGCCCCGGAGGCGCCGGCTACTCGCGCGATCCGCAGATCTTCCTCCGTGATCGCTCGACGGTCACCGTGGGCATCGACGGCATCGGCGAGCTCACAACGCACTGCCGCATTCTCGGCTGAGAGCTTCGACGCACTCCGAGGCGGAAACGACAGAGGGCGGATGCTGCACGCTGCAGCATCCGCCCTTCGTCATCGGGCCACTCAGATCTCGGTGAGATCCTCGGCAGCGATGATCGGGATCGCCGCCGTCACCGCTTCGAGTCCGGAGAGTCGGGCGGGCGAAAGCTGCTTGATGACCTCTTCGCGCGACATGAGCCCTGCTTCGACGACGAGGTCGGCGACGTTGCGATTCGTCAGCAGTGCCGCCTTGGCGAGTGCCGCCGAGGCCGCGTATCCGATGAACGGCGTCAGGGCGGTGATGACGCCGACCGATGCACCGACCATCGCGCCGAGACGGTCGCGGTTGGCGGTGATGCCGTCGACGCAGTTGACGCGCAGCGTCCACATCGCCTGACGCATCCAGGTGATCGACTGGAAGATCGAGTGCGCGATGACGGGTTCGAAGGCGTTGAGCTGCAGCTGACCGCCCTCGACCGCCATGGTCACGGTCATGTCGGCACCGACCACCGCGAACGCCACCTGGTTGACGACCTCCGGGATGACCGGGTTCACCTTGCCTGGCATGATGCTGGATCCTGCCTGCCTCGCCGGCAGGTTGATCTCGCCGAGACCTGCCTGGGGGCCTGAGGAGAGCAGTCGCAGGTCGTTGCAGATCTTGGACAGCTTGACCGCATTGCGCTTCAGCGACGAGGAGAAGGACATGAACGAGCCTGTGTCGCTCGTCGACTCGACGAGGTCGGTGGCTGTCTCGAGGTCGAGGCCGCTGATCTCGCGGAGGTGCTTGAGCACGACGGGCGCGTAGTCCACGTGCGTGGTGATGCCCGTGCCGATGGCGGTCGCGCCCATGTTGATCTCGAACATCAGCGACGCGTTCTCGCCGAGGCGGCTGTGGTCCTCGCCGAGGGTGGTCGCGAAGCCGTGGAACTCCTGGCCGAGCGTCATCGGCACGGCGTCCTGCAGCTGGGTGCGGCCCACCTTGAGAACGTCGTGGAACTCCACGGCCTTCCCGAGGAAGGAGCGTCGGAGGAGGTCGAGTTCGTCCAGCAGCGACTGCAGCGTCAGCGACAGGCCGATCTTCACGGCCGTCGGGTACACGTCGTTGGTCGACTGACTGCGGTTGGTGTGGTCGATCGGCGACAGGAAGGCGTAGTCGCCCTTCTCGCGTCCGGCCATCTCGAGCGCGATGTTGGTGATGACCTCGTTCGCGTTCATGTTCGTCGAAGTCCCGGCACCGCCCTGAATCACGCCGACGGTGAACTGATCGTGGAACTCGCCGTCGATGACGCGCTGCGCTGCCCGGTCGATGAGATCTGCCCGCTCCGCGTCGAGGACGCCGATCTCCCTGTTCGCGCGCGCGCTGGCCTGCTTGACCATCGCGAGGGCCCTCACCAGGTCGGGGTAGACCGAGATGGGGCGCTTGGTGATCGGGAAGTTCGCGTCGGCGCGGGCGGTGTGAATGCCCCAGTACGCGTCGACGGGGATCTCCATGCTCCCGAGGGAATCGGTCTCGGTGCGGGTCAGGGCAGGCGCGGCAGAAGCCATGTCACATCCTTGTGGGTGGTGGCGGGTGAGAGGAATTCGGGGGATGCTTCTATTCTACGTCGCTCCGCGAGTGGGTCTTGCGGGCGAACGCTTCGAGGCGCTCGGCCGGCGTCAGCCCGGACATCTGCTCGAGCCACGCCTCGGAGAAGTAGTCACCGGTGGGAGCATCCGTCACCGGCACCACGGTGTGCGTGATCGTGTCCGGGTGCACG from Microbacterium sp. LWO13-1.2 includes the following:
- a CDS encoding ABC transporter permease, which produces MTRRTRIAGLLALPMTWLIGIYIFSLVMLLVTAFWVTDPFTSKVKPGFTLRNFEQLFINPAYLSTSVRTLGIALGVTVLSILIAVPLGIFMAKVAAPWLRALLAVAITLPLWAGYLVKVLAMRITFTKEGFFNWMLAPFGIEGPGFTLGTVVLTLTYLWLPYMAVPVYTAIRQLPPNLFDASADLGAGSWRTITTVVLPLIKPAIIAGSVFTFSLSLGDYLVARFVGGDTQMIGSVIASNINLNPPLAAAYSLVPIAFVVIYLVSVQRTGALERM
- a CDS encoding extracellular solute-binding protein; its protein translation is MRHKILATTAMAAVAVLTLSACSGGGEKPSTEGNGELQIEVPDIPMLGELGENESDVNIVAWSGFVEPAWSDEFTKETGCTVNRRVAGTSDEMVQLMRTGDYDLVSASGDASLRLIAGGDVQPLNLELIPSFGDDIVEGMKGQIYDTINGKSYGIPIGRGANILQYNSDVVTEEPTSWDVAWEKDSPYAGQVIAYDAPIYIADAAVYLMAHEPDLGIENPYALDEKQLAAAVELLKQQNEIVSEYWSDPAAQITSFAGGTTVLGTSWEVLRKLTEDDKFKSVLPEEGSTGWSDAWMLATEAKNPNCAYAWMDYASTPEVNGAIAMNFGMAPANAAFCETSDEAKVHCEYYNATNEEYFEKVWFWTTPIEQCIDGRPADEATCTNFQQWTDAWLSVKG
- a CDS encoding GntR family transcriptional regulator, producing MAMSRTAQDSEARPATTQHPHRLQGALFQPIGDEGRAELVERRLVDAITRGHLRAGERLPSEADLSKSLGVAPVTVREALLALRGRGLVITKRGRNGGSFVAEHADPLSFAREALRTSSRLALRDLGAHYAAITGACVRLAARRADTSETQQVRRRMERLADLDPEQQRRLLDDVQIELVALSQSARLTREQMKLQAELSPYLRLVAHEVEDHRRQAAHLLAVIDAVEKADAEAAGRQTELMVTETIDALIELQTRIS
- a CDS encoding PrsW family intramembrane metalloprotease, whose amino-acid sequence is MSSGGPSQPQQPPSYTPPPAQPAAAQYSAQQYAQSPYLPPRSPQPEYGSALAQPTHYAPPAPAAPSPAPSLPSLPVPARKGRTVSIWLFGALGFLLIALIGYFVWALGALASGIGMVLALIPLTIVFLGVRLIDRWEPEPKRILFFAVAWGAIAAIGLTLLFDLGLTLLFGQRSDAVAAVIQAPIVEEFWKGLGVLLIYLTARRAFDGPVDGVVYGALVGAGFAFTENIQYFAISLIEGGGEQLTVTFVMRALLSPFAHAMFTALTGFAIGLAARRHAPVGAALGAGLLGMLGAILLHGFWNGSATFADFFGLYFTLQVPLFIGFILGIIALRREESRLTRMRLGEYAAAGWFTPEEVTMLATPAGRKTGLQWAASLRGDRRPLMREFIKDSAALAAVRQRAISGRDPLAAEDERALLIRTRATRAALLAY
- a CDS encoding ABC transporter permease is translated as MLRLSRTSKAILGVLVAVILAFMYIPLGLVVLNSFNAARIVSWPVTGFSLEWWGKAFSSEPVRIALLNSVLVASGATVIAVILGTLVAFALQRYSFFGQRAVNLLVVLPIALPGIVTGVALNNTYNRMLEPIGIQVGFYGMIIAHGTFCIVMVFNNVLARLRRLNPSIEEASQDLGATPWQTFRMVTFPQFRSALIAGAILAFALSFDEVYVTIFTAPPGVDTLPLWIMNQMARPNEANTVNVVATIVILASFIPVWVSQRLGRDITDRG
- a CDS encoding ABC transporter ATP-binding protein, coding for MIATAPATAAVDDDRAAPGSVTLSGVTKSFGEFTAVRDLDLDVASGEFLSMLGPSGSGKTTVLRMIAGFEEATSGSIRLSGVDVTRTPPHARQVNTVFQDYALFPHLTIAENVGYGLRVRGEGRRERAGRVHESLEQVRLDHVADRLPHQLSGGQRQRIALARALILRPQVLLLDEPLGALDKQLREQMQIELKQIQREVGITFIFVTHDQEEALTLSDRVAVFNNGRIEQVGTAREVYEYPQTEFVARFLGLSNLIGGELAEDLTGDRRTMSIRPERVRLTARDEPLGDGDVSLTGTVREVVYTGPATRYLVTADAGVDIIAEQPNAHHPTSGAAFGRGDLVRAAWTPEHAARLP
- a CDS encoding fumarylacetoacetate hydrolase family protein, with product MRFAHLRRADSSHIALAVVEDADAILVSDLIPDAPATLQELIEGGADALDAIRSALGSSTAPRHPLGDFGYASAVLAPPAVLAVGLNYAAHSSELGLKTDSAPTVFTLWPNSLTGHEQTTSWPRSLSESVDYEAELGVLIGTPAKDVSADRALSYVWGYTVVNDITARDIQFSEAQWSRCKSFDGFTPTGPFVVTADEVADPQDLHIWTIVDGHTVQDASTGQMVRSVATLIAHLSQSLTLLPGTLISTGSPGGAGYSRDPQIFLRDRSTVTVGIDGIGELTTHCRILG
- a CDS encoding cache domain-containing protein, whose product is MSTKTPTAIDAAATIVREYFSSPIRALLGWVTPLAEQLAAVERSGPLTRAKVDALVRPYALETLDLPGVPVYGAGFIAAIDLLSDARSHLAWWQGAERKQLVLASQSVNKENIDYSALEWYRVPMSTGDPHVAGPYVDYLCSDEYTITIAAPAEVNGTRIGVAGLDLLVSAVERELTPRFTALGHEVTLTNGVGRVVVSTDPRCATGDSIRGSRLEGLPRIACEGVALDVIVEEI
- a CDS encoding FKBP-type peptidyl-prolyl cis-trans isomerase, with the protein product MTDRTKPEFDAPTGPAPTELVVRDLIEGDGAEAKPGDTVTVHYAGVEFDSGEEFDSSWGRGETIQFPLRGLIQGWQDGIPGMKVGGRRELVIPPQLAYGPAGGGHFLSGKTLIFIIDLVAVG
- a CDS encoding aspartate ammonia-lyase, yielding MASAAPALTRTETDSLGSMEIPVDAYWGIHTARADANFPITKRPISVYPDLVRALAMVKQASARANREIGVLDAERADLIDRAAQRVIDGEFHDQFTVGVIQGGAGTSTNMNANEVITNIALEMAGREKGDYAFLSPIDHTNRSQSTNDVYPTAVKIGLSLTLQSLLDELDLLRRSFLGKAVEFHDVLKVGRTQLQDAVPMTLGQEFHGFATTLGEDHSRLGENASLMFEINMGATAIGTGITTHVDYAPVVLKHLREISGLDLETATDLVESTSDTGSFMSFSSSLKRNAVKLSKICNDLRLLSSGPQAGLGEINLPARQAGSSIMPGKVNPVIPEVVNQVAFAVVGADMTVTMAVEGGQLQLNAFEPVIAHSIFQSITWMRQAMWTLRVNCVDGITANRDRLGAMVGASVGVITALTPFIGYAASAALAKAALLTNRNVADLVVEAGLMSREEVIKQLSPARLSGLEAVTAAIPIIAAEDLTEI
- a CDS encoding YceI family protein, which produces MTSIDIPGYRPGTWVLDPAHSEVTFSVRHMMISKVRGTFGIKNATLVAPENPLEAKVEASVDVTSIDTKDSGRDTHLRSADFFDTENFPTMEFVSTGARVEGGDFFVDGDLSIRGVTKPVSFEFDFGGFGTDPYGNYKAGASAVTTINREDFGLTWNAALETGGVLVGKEITISLDLQGALEQS